TCCAAGACTGCAGAAACCCCATGGCTTCACATATGATTGAGTCGTAGCTCGCGTAGCATCGCTTCTCCCAGGCCATCCACTCAGGGGGCGGCTCTTGGCTCCGCTCGGCCTCCCTCATCTCGTGGATCCGTTTCCGGAGCACGATCATGTCTCGGTCCACGAGACGGCCGCCGGAGTACTGGTCCTGTCGATTCTCCCCTCCTCTTCTCGACGCGAGAACTCTCTTGGCAGTTGCCTTCTTGGTTCGATCTGTGGAACGAGAGAACGCCCGGTTGCAAGGAAACGAGGAGGGCGAGAAGGAAGCTGATTGCATGGCTTAGGGTTTAAGGAAAACCGAGAGGTCAAGAATGCAAAGATGGTTTGGTGGGTTACGATTTCTATGCAGATTTGGGAATGTTAGTGGCGGGTTTGTGCATGTATTTATATATAGAGTTTGGATGAGCAGGAGCGTGACGTGAAATTTAAGGGGAAAGAAAGGAATATAATAACGAGGAGTGGGCGTGGGGGCGGGCGGCCAAGAAACGTGTTACGAGGAAGTGCCTTTGAAGCGCGTTTCTTTCCTTTCGGGGTTATCTCGAAACTATCCGAGAAAAGACCAGGTTGTCGGGGTTGGAAATTGACACATGCCTTCCCTCTTACATGCAGCCTAGCCGCGATCCACTTTATTGTGTGGATTCATTTCAGAACCTTCCAACCGTGTAAATTAAATCCTAACCCTTTAGAAGATTCGTCAATGTAGTTATTTGAGCT
The genomic region above belongs to Rhodamnia argentea isolate NSW1041297 chromosome 6, ASM2092103v1, whole genome shotgun sequence and contains:
- the LOC115727447 gene encoding uncharacterized protein LOC115727447; its protein translation is MQSASFSPSSFPCNRAFSRSTDRTKKATAKRVLASRRGGENRQDQYSGGRLVDRDMIVLRKRIHEMREAERSQEPPPEWMAWEKRCYASYDSIICEAMGFLQSWMMNARPGVALGVATLVALSVPTASTFVLFRLAEMAGEILATFHICA